In Burkholderia lata, the DNA window CGGCAAGGTCGCGGCCGCCGCGACGGTCAGCGCGCTGATCCACGTGTTCGGCGTGGCGGGCGTCGTGTTCACCGGCGTCGCGGGCGGCGTGTCGCGCTCGGTGCACGTCGGCGATGTCGTCGTGGCCGATACGCTGCTGCAGCACGACCTCGATGCGTCGCCGCTCTTTCCGCGCTACGAGGTGCCGCTGCTCGGCATCACGCGCTTCGCGACCGACGCGGCGCTGACGGCCCGCTTGCGGGCCGCGTGTACGGAATTCGTCGCGGAAGAGGGTGCGCAGTTCGCCGAGCGCTTCGGCCTGGCCGGCGCAACGCTGCATGCGGGGCTCATCATCAGCGGCGACCGCTTCGTGTCGAGCGAACGCGAGGTCGTCGCGCTGCGTGATGCGCTGCCGGATGCGCTCGCGGTCGAGATGGAAGGGGCCGCGATCGCGCAGGTGTGCGCCGAGCACGACGTGCCGTTCGCGCTCGTGCGCACGATTTCCGATACGGCCGACGATCACGCGACGCAGTCGTTCTCGCACTTCCTGTCGGCGATCGCGAGCAGCTATTCGTCCGGCATCCTCAAGCGTTTCCTGGCGCTGCATGCAACGACGGCGGCCTGAAGCCGCCGCCGTTTTCTTCATTCCTTCATTCAAGCCATTCGACCGGCCGCGGCGCGCACGCCGCGGCCGGCTCGTCACGCCTTCTTGCGCCGGCTGCTTTCGAGGTTCGGCAGGAACACCGTCAGCACGCCGATCAGCGGCAGGAACGAGCACACCTTGTAGACGAACGTGATGCTCGTCGCGTCGGCGAGCTGGCCGAGCACGGCCGCGCCGACTCCGCCGAGGCCGAACGCGAAGCCGAAGAACAGGCCCGCGACCATCCCGACCTTGCCGGGCATCAGTTCCGTCGCGTAGACCAGGATCGCGGCGAATGCCGACGCGAGCACGATGCCGATGATCACCGTCAGCACGCTGGTCCAGAACAGGTTAGCGTACGGCAGCAGCAGCGTGAACGGTGCGACGCCGAGGATCGATACCCAGATCACGTACTTGCGGCCGATCCGGTCGCCCACCGGGCCGCCGATCAGCGTGCCGGCCGCCACGGCCGCGAGGAACACGAACAGGTGGATCTGCGCGGCCTGCACCGACAGGTGGAACTTGTCGATCAGGTAGAACGTGAAATAGCTGTTGATGCTCGCGAGGTAGAAGTACTTCGAGAACACGAGCAGCACCAGCACGCCGATCGCGCCCATCACGCGGCCGCGCGACAGCGTCGGGTGGCCGGCCGCCGCGGCCTTCTTCTTCATCGACGGATGCTTCTTGTACCAGTGGCCGATCTGCGTGAGCACGATCATCGCGACGAGCGCGGCCGCCGAGAACCACGCGATGCTGTGCTGGCCGTGCGGAATGATCACGAGTGCGGCAAGCAGCGGCCCGAGTGCTGAACCCGCATTGCCGCCAACCTGGAACACCGACTGCGCGAGCCCGTGCTGGCCGCCCGACGCCATCCGCGCGACGCGCGACGATTCGGGATGGAACACCGACGAGCCGCAGCCGACGAGCGCGGCGGCCACCAGCAGCATCGGGAAACTCGTCGCGACCGACATCAGCAGCAGCCCCGCGAGCGTGAAGCCCATGCCGACCGGCAGCGAATACGGTTTCGGACGCTTGTCGGTATAGAGGCCGATGAGCGGCTGCAGCAGCGATGCGGTGATCTGGTAGGTGAGCGTGATCAGGCCGATCTGCGCGAACGACAGCGCGAACTGGCTCTTGAGCATCGGATAGATCGCGAGGATCAACGACTGGATCATGTCGTTGAGCATGTGCGAGAAGCTGATCGCGCCGAGCACCGGGTACACGGTGCGGGCGACGGGGGGCGCGGACGGCTGGGTGGCGGCTGCGCCGGCGGAGCCGGTGTCGAGGCTGGTTTCCATGTGAGAGCTGAACGAGTTGAGGTGGCGGGCGCGCGCTGCTGGGGAGTGGCGCGTCTTGAATCGTTGCTGCGTCAAAGAAGTGTAATGTGGCGTATCGAGAATGTCCGGACAAGTTTTATCGTGAATCGGACATTCATCTGACGGATCGTCCGGTGCCCGTTTTTTTGACCGGGTATAACGCTGGCGGCGCGCCTGCCCGTCCGCGGGCGCGCGACCGGGGCCGGTGCGTGGTTTCCCGGACTCAAGAAACGGCGGTGGCGGCCGTAGAACGACCCAATGACAACAGGCGCGCCGCGCCCGGCATCGGCTATCCGCCGGTGCGGGCGCAGGACGCGCGGCATGGCCAGCCATCGCGGGACCGCCGGGACCGACCTTTCCGGCCACGTGATCAATACGGGGATAGTTCGATGAAAGCAGCATCTTTGCATCCACAGCCAGGCGCGGCACCCGCCGCACCCGATGTTGCCGCCGGTCGCGCCGCCCGGCGCCTGCGGGCGGCGCGTCGCGAGCGCCGGCCGTGGACCGTCAAGGCGACGTTGCGCGCCGCATTCGCGATCCTGCTTGCCGGTACGCTGGCGATCGGCATGTTTTCGCTCTGGCAGATCAGCCGGCTGAATGCGTCGATCGCGTCGGTCTACGAGCAGGGCCACGTCGCGAGCCGCGCGGCCGAGGAGGTTCGGGCCGAAGTGCTGCGCGCGAGCCGTGCCCAGAAGATGCTGCTGACTGCGACTACCGCGAAGGAGCGCGACGAACTGGGTGCCGAGGTGGGCGCGGGGCTCGCGTCGATCGGCCAGGCGCTCGGCACGCTGCAGCGCTACGCGGATCCGGCCGATGCCGACGATTCGGCGCGGCTGCGCGCATTCTCGACGGCGGTCGGCACATGGAGCGCGCATCTGCGCGATTTCGTCGAACTCGTGCGCGCGCAGCCGCTCGACCTGTCGCAGATGAACTGGCAGGTCGGCACGCAGGACGTATCGTTGCTGGTCGAAACCGGCAAGCTCGAGAAACTCGTCGCCGAACTCGTGAAGACGCGCGGTGCGAAGTCGAAGGCCACGCTCGATGCGTCCGCCACCATTTTCTCGTCGTCGTTCGCGATGATCGCGGCGATGACGGTTGCGCTGATCGTGCTCGCGATCGTGATCGCCGAGCGCGTCGTGCGCCGTCTCGCGTCGCAGCTCGGCGGCGAGCCCGCGCACGCGAAGGCGATCGCCGCGGACATCGCGCGCGGCGACCTGACGCGACCGATCAAGCTGGGCCGGCACGACCGCGACAGCATGGTGCGTGCACTGGCCGAGATGCAGACGGGGCTTGCGGCGACCGTCGGCGAGATCGCCGTCAGCGCCGAGGCGATCGCGGCCGCATCGGGCGAGATCTCCACCGGCAATCTCGATCTGTCGAAGCGCACCGAGCAGCAGGCCGTCGCGCTCGAACGCACCGCGGCGAGCATGGAGCAGCTCACGTCGACCGTACGGCAGAACGCCGAGAATGCGCGGCAGGCGAGCGCGCTCGCGGCCAATGCGTCGGCTGTTGCGGAGACGGGGGGGGACGTCGTCGGGCGTGTGGTGGCGACGATGAGCGAGATCGACGACAGCGCGAAGAACATCCGCGACATCATCGGCACGATCGAGGGGATCGCGTTCCAGACCAACATTCTCGCGTTGAACGCAGCGGTCGAGGCCGCACGCGCCGGCGAACAGGGGCGCGGCTTCTCGGTGGTCGCGGGCGAGGTTCGCCTGCTCGCGCAGCGCGCGGCGACCGCAGCGAAGGAGATCCGCGCACTGATCGGTGCATCGGTCGAGCGTGTCGCGAACGGCGCGGCGCTCGCGCACGATGCGGGCCGCACGATGGGTGACGTCGTGCGCGCGGTCAAGCGCGTGACCGACATCATCGGTGAAATTTCTGCTGCATCGGACGAGCAGAGCGCCGGGATCGACGAGATCGGCCGCGCGGTCACGCAGATGGACGCCGGCACCCAGCAGAACGCGGCACTCGTCGAGCAGGCGGCTGCCGCGGCGAACGCGCTCGACGAGCAGGCGCAGGCGTTGAAGTCGCTGGTCGGGCGCTTTCGCATCGCGGCCTGAGCGACACGCGGTCGCGGGCCGGCCACCCGCGACGCGCGCATTCCGCCGCACACCTGTTGTTCGGTGACAAAACCGGCAGTCACGCGGCGCGCAATCCCCTACAATGCGCTTCCACACAGTTGGGGGCAGAACCCGCGACGCGCGCATCGACACCGGTGCGACCTCGCGCCGAGCGGGTCATTCATAACAATGACAACGACGATTTACCTGAGCGGATACCTGTGCATGCTCGTTTCCGCCGCGATTGGCTTGCGGTCACGCATGCCTGCGTGGCGCTGGCTCGCGGCGGGTATCGCACCGGCCGCCACGTTCGCCGTGCTGCGCGGCAGGACGGGCACCGACACGGCGATTTACCAGGACATCATCGCCGGCATCTGGAGCGGCAACCTGAAGGTCGTGCCGCGCACGCTCGAGCCCGGCTTCGTGTGGCTCGTGCGCGCGCTCGAATGGGTCGGGCACGACCCGCGCATCGTGACGGCGATCCTGTCGCTGCTGATCGTCATCGCATGTGTCGTCGCGTTCGGGCGGACGGCCGAGGACGCGTGCGTGTTTGCCACGCTGATCTTTCCGCTGTTTTTCTACGACATGGCGATGAGCGGGCTGCGCTATGGTCTCGCGTTCTGCGCGGCCAAGATCGCGTCGGACGCGTGGGCGCGCAGGCGGCCAGGTGTGTCGATCGCGTTGACGGCCGCGGCGGCCAGCGTGCACGTGTCGGCAGTGCTGCTCGTCGTGCTGCTGCAGGTGCGGCGGCTGCGCCTGCTGCGCTATGCGGGGCTGGCGGTCGCGATCGGCGGTGTGCTGTTCGCGATGCATCACGAGGCGTTGCTGGCGAAATTCGGCCTCTATGCGGCATTCACACCGCCGGCGCAGATGTCGGGCAGCGCGCCGCTCGCGCTCGCGCTGCTGACCCTCGCGGCCGGCTGGGCGCTGCTTGCCCGCATGCCGCGCACGCTCGTGTTCCTGTTCGCCTGCGAGATCGCGAGTTTCGCGCTCGCACGCGTCAGCTATGCGGGGCTGCGCTTCCAGTGGCTCGTGCTGTTCGCGATGAGCTGCCAGTTCGTGCCGCTGCAACGCGTGCCGAACGTGCGGCGCCGGCTTGCGATCGCCGCACTCGTCGTGATCGGCGCCTTCGGCTTCGCGATGCGGTTGCGCAACATGCTGGGCGAATCGGGGCTCGGCCCGTCGCCGTTCCTGCCTTACCGGTTCTTCTGGGAATGATGCAGCCGGGCGGGGGGCCGCCCGGCGCGTCCCGCGCTTACGACTTCTTCTGCTTGTCCGGATCGATGATGACCGTGCAGGTCGTGCCCGCCGACAGCACCACGTCGGCCGGCACGTCGTCGATCTTGATGCGCACCGGCACGCGCTGCGCGAGGCGCACCCAGTTGAACGTCGGGTTCACGTCCGCGACGAGGTCGCGGCTCTGCGGGTTGTCGCGATCGTAGATGCCGCGCGAGATGCTTTCGACGTGGCCCTTCATCACGCCACCGCTCATCAGCCGCATCTCGGCCGGCGCGCCGATCTTCACGCGCGGCAGCTTGGTTTCCTCGAAGTAGCCGTAGACCCAGAACGAATGGCTGTCGACGATCGCGAGCTTCGCCTGGCCGGCCACCGCATAGTTGCCCTTGAACGTCTGCAGGTTCGTGATGTAGCCGTCGACCGGCGCGACGACGCGCGTGCGCTCGAGGTTGAGCTTCGCGGCATCGAGCGCGGCGATCGCCTGCTGGTACTGTGCATCGGCGCTCGACGCGCTATGCGCGGCGTTCTCGCGGTTTTCCTTTGACACGACGAGCGCATCGAGATCCGCGCGGCGGGCCGCGTCGTCGCGGCGCATCTGCAGTTCCGCGCGGCGGGCGGCGACGGCCGCCTGCGCCTGCTCGACTGCGATCTGGTAATGCGACGGGTCGATCTGCATGATCAGGTCGCCTTTCTTGACGAGCTGGTTGTCATGCACGGGCAGCTCGACGATCGCGCCCGACACGTCCGGCGCGACGTTGACGATCTCGGCGCGCACGCGCCCGTCGCGCGTCCACGGATCATCCATGTAGTGCACCCACAGCGAGCGCCCGATCAGGATCGCGACGAGAAGAATGACGGCGGTCGCGACGAAGCCGAAGAGTTTTCTGAGAATCATGATGGTTCGGAATCAACGGTAAACGGCAAGACTCAGTCCGCCGCAAATGCAGACGAGAAGGCAGGCCCGGAACAACGACGGGTGCCAGACGAGACGGTAGAGGCCCGTGTAGGCGAGCAGGCGGTCGACGGCCCAGGTCGCAAGCGCGCCCAGGACGAACATCAGCACCACCGTGGGCATGTAGGCATCGAGAATGGCGATTTCACGCGGCATCATGACGAGGCTCCTGGTTGGGGACGCACGGGGCGGTTGCGGTTGAGCGCGGCGAGCGGCGATTCGGGGTCGAGCAGCGCCGTACGTACGAAATGCAGGTGGCTCAGGATGCGCTGCAGCCGGTGGCGTTCCTCGCGCGTCGGCGTGAACGCGTCGAGCGTCTGCCGGGTCGCGTCGATCGCGTCGTTGACCGCGGCGAGCGTGGCATCGAAGCGTTCGGTGTCCGGCCGCGTGAACAGCGACGACAGCGCGGCGCGCATCGTCTCGATCGCGCGTCGCCACGGCGTCGTCGGCGCATAGCGCGGGTCGGACGGCAGCGTTGCCAGCTCGTGACGCAGGTCGATGGCCGCGTTGCCGGTTTCGAGCACCGCGAACATCCAGCGCAGCGCGTCGCGCTGCACGTCGGGCTGGTCGGCCGACAGCGTGTGCGCCTGGTACATCAGGTCGCGCGCGCCGCTCTCGAAGCGCGTGCGCAAGCCGGCGAGCCGTGCATGGCCGGCCGCGACAGCCTGGTGGCGCAGGTCGGCGAACAATCGCTTCTTGAGCCACGGCGCGGTCGGCGGGAACAGTACCGCGAACGCGATCGCCGATACCAGCATCGACAGCACGAGCGCGAGCGCGTCGTTCATGAAGCTCATCGGATCGTAGTGCGTGATGCTGTCGGGGCCGGCAAGGAAGCAGAAGAAGATCAGGTAGCCCATTCCGTAGCCCGCGAGCTTCGGCTTCAGCGTCATGTAGATGCCGATCGCGAGCAGCGGCGCGAGCGCGACGCACAGCAGCGGGAAACCATCGATGTGCGGATAGATGCCGAACGTCAGCACGAAGCCCGTGCAGACGGCGAGCGCCGTCCCCATGCCCATCTGTGCGGACATCGCGGTCGGGCGTGGCGTCGACGACGCGAGCGCGCAGGTGGCCGCCGCCGTCAGTGTGAGCGTCACGCCGCTCGGCCAGGCGGTCTCGATCCAGAACCAGCCGAGCAGCAGGATCACGCTCGCGGTGCGGATCGCCGCGATCACCATCGCCGTCACGTTGGTGCGCGGCTCGTAGCGTTCGATCCAGCGTTCGCGCTCGTGCGTCGCGGTCGACAGCGACGCGTAGGTCGCTGCGTACTCGTGCAGGTCGGTGATGAAGCGGTACAGCAGCTCGGCCGCCGTATCGAAGTCGAGCAGCGGAAAGTCCGGCTGCGTTTCGAGCGCCGCGCGCGTCGCGCGGATGCGGCGCGGCAGCGCGTCGCGCCACGCGAGCAGTTGCTCGGCCGTCTGGCCCGCGTCGGTCGACGTGCGCACCGGTTCGCCGGTGGATGTCAGCAGCAGCGGCGCGATCTCGCGGAAGTACGGCTCGATCGCGTCGATCGCAGCCTGCGCGCCGGCACCATGCAGCCGGTTCATCAGCTGATGCAGCGCGTGGAAACGACTCGACGCGCTCATGAACTCGCTGTTCAGCCGCGCGAGGCGGCCGCTGCGCATCCGTGTGTCCGGATCCTCGAACACGGCCATGCTGCGCGCGGCCTCGAATCCGACCACGTCGGCGACGAAGCGCGTATGGATGGTTTCGATATGCGCGCGGTCGAGCTGGCCCGACAGCGCCGATGCGACGTAGTCGACGAAACTGCCGAAGCGCTTGCGCACCGTCGTGCGCATCTGCTCGCCTGTGTACTGCGGAAACACGAGTGCGCTGACCACGCCGGCCGATACGATCCCGATGATGACTTCGGAAACGCGTGTCATCGCGCTCATGAACGCGCCGTCCGGGTGCTGCGACGCCGGTAGCCCGATCAGCGCGGTCGTGTAGCCGGCCAGCAGGAAGCCGTAGCTGCGGAAGTTGCGGTTGCGTGCCGCGCCGGCGGTGCACAGCGCGATCCACAGTGCGACCGCCAGCAGGAACAATTGCGGCTGCTGCGGGAACAGCCCGACGAACGTGAGCGTCGCGATCAGTCCGAAGACCGTGCCGGCGACGCGGTAGAAGCTCTTCGCGAGCACCGCGCCGCTTTGCGGCTGCATCACGATGAACACGGTCGTCATCGCTGTTTTCGGTGCGGGTAGGTCGAGCCGCATCGACACGCCGGTCGCGATGAACGCGGCGAGCAGCGCCTTGAACAGGTAGAGCCACGCGGCGCCGTCGGTACGGGCCCAGTCGCCGAACGCGGCGGTCCAGGCCGCGAGCGGACCGCTGGCGTGCGTGGAAGCGGGGGAGGAGGCTGACATGGCGGGCGCTCCGCGTTACCGTGCGACCGGCGCGGCGGATGCCGACACGGGTTGCTTGCCGGTTGCGGCGGGTGCAGGCGCACCCGACGCGTTCGACGCGACGGCGAGCGATGCCGCGGCGGCCGGAGCGGCTGCAGCCGGTGCTTCGTCCTTCGGCACGTCCTTGCCCGTCTCGACACCACCGCCGAGCGCAGCCATCAACTGCGCGTGCACGGCGAGGCGTTCCGCATCGATGCGGGCGGCCGTTTCCTGAGCGCGCAACAACTGCTGCTGCGCGACCAGCACGTTCACGTAGTCGGTCAGCCCGCGGCGGAAGCCTTCGCGCGACAGCTGGTAGCTGCGGTCGTTGGCGGCCACCGAGCGTGCGGCGTCCTTCTTCTGCGTATCGAGCGAACGGATCCGCACGACCTGGTCGGCGATGTCCTTGAGCGCGCCGACGATCGTCTGGTTGTAGCGCTCGACCGCCTGGTCGTAGCCGGCATTCGCCGCGCCGAGCTGCGCGCGCAGCCGGCCGCCTTCGAAGATCGGCAGCGACAGTGCGGGGCCGGCGGTCCAGCCGCCGTTCATCGCGCGCAGGAAGTCGGTAAACGGCGCGGTCACGCCGAAGCCGCCGACCGTCGCGAGCAGGTCGATGTTCGGGTAGAACGACGCCTTTGCGACATCGATGCCGCGCGCCTGCGCGTCGACCGTCCAGCGCGCCGCGACGACGTCGGGGCGGCGGCCGAGCAGGTCGGCCGGCATCGCCGACGGCAGGCCGGCCGGTGCATCGAGCGACAGCTGCGGCCGCTTGATCGCATCGCCCGCACCCGGGCCCTTGCCGGCCAGCGCGGCGAGCTGGTGCCGTGCGAGCTGGATCGCTTCCTCATAGCTGTCGATCTGGCGCTCATAGTCGGGCAGCGTCGATTCCGCCTGGCTCACTTCGAGCTGCGTGCCGAGGCCGGCCTGCAGCCGCTTGTGCGCGAGATCGGCGAGCGAGTGCTGGCGTTCGAAGGTTTCGTGCGCGAGGTCGAGCAACGCATAGTTCATCGACATCTGCACGTATGCGCGCACGACGTTGACTTCGAGCTCGAGCTTGGCCGCACGCGCGTCGGCGGCGGTCGCATGCGCGGTATCGAGCGCGCGCTCGGTCGCGTTCTTGTCCTTGCCCCACAGGTCGAGGTGGTACGACAGGCCGAGCGTGCCGGTGTTGTTCCAGGTATCGGCGTTCGCGAGCGGGCCAGGGCCGTAATACACGTTGTCCGGCCAGTGCTCGCGCATCAGCGACAGGTTGCCGTTGATTTGCGGCAGCTCGGCCGAGCGGGCCACGCGCGCCATTGCCTGCGCTTCGCGCACCCGGGCCTCGGCGGCCGCGAGCGTCGGGTTGCCGGCCTGGGCGTTGGCGATCCAGGCGTCGAGTTGCGGATCGCGGTAGGCGCGCCACCAGTCGGCTGCGGGCCAGCCCGCGTCACGGTCGGCCGCACGGATTGCGGCGCCGGCATCGAGCGCATTCGTTTCGATGCGAGCCGACTGCGGCTTGTTGTCGCCCATGCTCGCGCATCCGGCCATTATTAATGAGACTGCAAGAACCGCCAGTGCGAGCGTCCCTTTTTTTGCCGGAGACTGCACGATTTTCTCCCTTTCGGATATAGATGAGTCGGATGCGATTATATTTTTCAGCGATTCCTGAATAAATGGACAAGGGTGCAAGTCATTTTTACGAATCCTGAGACAATACTTGTTCGCCTCTGTGCAACAATCCGTCCGGATTCAAACGGGTAATGGGATGGATACGTTACAAAACATGCGGGTATTCGTCCGCGTGGTTGACGCGGGAAGCTTTACCGCGGCGGCCCAGCAGATGAATTCGACTACCGCCTACGCGTCGCGCGCGGTCTCGGATCTCGAGGCGCACCTGCGCACGCGCCTCCTGAACCGCACGACGCGCCGGATCGCGCTGACCGAAGCCGGCGAGCGCTACCTGCAGCGCTGCGAGCAGATCCTCGCGTATGTCGACCAGGCCGAAGCCGAGGCGGGCGACGCGCATGCGCGCCCGTCGGGCAAGCTGAAGGTGCATTGCTTCACGAGCCTCGGCCAGCACTACCTGGTGCCGGCCATCGCGCGCTATCGCGAGCGCTACCCGGACGTGCACGTCGAGCTGACGCTCGCGCAGCGGATGCCCGACCTGCTCGACGAGGGGTATGACGTCGCGATCGTCGTCGGCCGCGACCTGCCCGATTCGGGGCTCGTGTCGCAGCGGCTCGGCGAGAGCTACAGCGTGGTGTGCGCGTCGCGCAACTATGTCGAGGCGCACGGCGTGCCGCAGCGGCCGGCCGATCTCGCGCAGCACGTCTGCCTCGGGATGGTCGCGCCGGGCTTCCAGTTCGACGAATGGGCGCTGGCGGGTCCGAACGGCGACGAAGTCGTCCCGATCACGGCGCCACCGTTTCGCGTGAACGTCGCCGAGGCGCTTGCTGTCGCGGTGCGGGAAGGGATGGGGATCGGCGGTCTGCCGCTTTATTCGGCGATCGGCTGGTTGCGCAGCGGGCACATCGTGCGCGTGATGCCCGAATACCGGTCGCACGTGATGAACATCTACGCGCTGTATCCGTCGCGCCAGTACCTCGACGCGAAAATTCGCACCTGGGTCGATTTCCTGCGCGACGAACTGCCGGCCACGCTCGCCGCCGACGAAGCCGCGCTCGAGCAGTACACGCGTGCGACATGACAGCGCGGTTGACCGCAATCTGACGAGATTTGTCCTTCACGCAACATTTTTTTACGAACGCGTGTCAGACAGTTTGATACTGTGGGAATTAACGAGATACGCAACCCCGGAGTAGCAATGGATACGCACCTGATGATCGGCCTTGGAGTCCTGCTGGGCGCGGCCGCGGCCGCCGCGGCGACCCGCGACCTGCTGCGCGCGATGAAGGCGAAGGCGCAGATGAAGCCGGTGCCGGTGCGGGTGCGCGAGCAACGCCACCCCGGCCGCTGATCCCGCGGTCGCGCTCCGGGTCGAAAAAGGCCGCGCAACGCGGCCGCGCG includes these proteins:
- a CDS encoding 5'-methylthioadenosine/adenosylhomocysteine nucleosidase encodes the protein MMSIDMMGTVSTRPLGILAALPEELGDLIATMRADGAMKTITFGRRDYHVGTVHGAACVVTLARVGKVAAAATVSALIHVFGVAGVVFTGVAGGVSRSVHVGDVVVADTLLQHDLDASPLFPRYEVPLLGITRFATDAALTARLRAACTEFVAEEGAQFAERFGLAGATLHAGLIISGDRFVSSEREVVALRDALPDALAVEMEGAAIAQVCAEHDVPFALVRTISDTADDHATQSFSHFLSAIASSYSSGILKRFLALHATTAA
- a CDS encoding MFS transporter is translated as METSLDTGSAGAAATQPSAPPVARTVYPVLGAISFSHMLNDMIQSLILAIYPMLKSQFALSFAQIGLITLTYQITASLLQPLIGLYTDKRPKPYSLPVGMGFTLAGLLLMSVATSFPMLLVAAALVGCGSSVFHPESSRVARMASGGQHGLAQSVFQVGGNAGSALGPLLAALVIIPHGQHSIAWFSAAALVAMIVLTQIGHWYKKHPSMKKKAAAAGHPTLSRGRVMGAIGVLVLLVFSKYFYLASINSYFTFYLIDKFHLSVQAAQIHLFVFLAAVAAGTLIGGPVGDRIGRKYVIWVSILGVAPFTLLLPYANLFWTSVLTVIIGIVLASAFAAILVYATELMPGKVGMVAGLFFGFAFGLGGVGAAVLGQLADATSITFVYKVCSFLPLIGVLTVFLPNLESSRRKKA
- a CDS encoding methyl-accepting chemotaxis protein, which codes for MKAASLHPQPGAAPAAPDVAAGRAARRLRAARRERRPWTVKATLRAAFAILLAGTLAIGMFSLWQISRLNASIASVYEQGHVASRAAEEVRAEVLRASRAQKMLLTATTAKERDELGAEVGAGLASIGQALGTLQRYADPADADDSARLRAFSTAVGTWSAHLRDFVELVRAQPLDLSQMNWQVGTQDVSLLVETGKLEKLVAELVKTRGAKSKATLDASATIFSSSFAMIAAMTVALIVLAIVIAERVVRRLASQLGGEPAHAKAIAADIARGDLTRPIKLGRHDRDSMVRALAEMQTGLAATVGEIAVSAEAIAAASGEISTGNLDLSKRTEQQAVALERTAASMEQLTSTVRQNAENARQASALAANASAVAETGGDVVGRVVATMSEIDDSAKNIRDIIGTIEGIAFQTNILALNAAVEAARAGEQGRGFSVVAGEVRLLAQRAATAAKEIRALIGASVERVANGAALAHDAGRTMGDVVRAVKRVTDIIGEISAASDEQSAGIDEIGRAVTQMDAGTQQNAALVEQAAAAANALDEQAQALKSLVGRFRIAA
- a CDS encoding EpsG family protein, whose protein sequence is MLVSAAIGLRSRMPAWRWLAAGIAPAATFAVLRGRTGTDTAIYQDIIAGIWSGNLKVVPRTLEPGFVWLVRALEWVGHDPRIVTAILSLLIVIACVVAFGRTAEDACVFATLIFPLFFYDMAMSGLRYGLAFCAAKIASDAWARRRPGVSIALTAAAASVHVSAVLLVVLLQVRRLRLLRYAGLAVAIGGVLFAMHHEALLAKFGLYAAFTPPAQMSGSAPLALALLTLAAGWALLARMPRTLVFLFACEIASFALARVSYAGLRFQWLVLFAMSCQFVPLQRVPNVRRRLAIAALVVIGAFGFAMRLRNMLGESGLGPSPFLPYRFFWE
- a CDS encoding efflux RND transporter periplasmic adaptor subunit, with the protein product MILRKLFGFVATAVILLVAILIGRSLWVHYMDDPWTRDGRVRAEIVNVAPDVSGAIVELPVHDNQLVKKGDLIMQIDPSHYQIAVEQAQAAVAARRAELQMRRDDAARRADLDALVVSKENRENAAHSASSADAQYQQAIAALDAAKLNLERTRVVAPVDGYITNLQTFKGNYAVAGQAKLAIVDSHSFWVYGYFEETKLPRVKIGAPAEMRLMSGGVMKGHVESISRGIYDRDNPQSRDLVADVNPTFNWVRLAQRVPVRIKIDDVPADVVLSAGTTCTVIIDPDKQKKS
- a CDS encoding DUF1656 domain-containing protein, yielding MMPREIAILDAYMPTVVLMFVLGALATWAVDRLLAYTGLYRLVWHPSLFRACLLVCICGGLSLAVYR
- a CDS encoding FUSC family protein — its product is MSASSPASTHASGPLAAWTAAFGDWARTDGAAWLYLFKALLAAFIATGVSMRLDLPAPKTAMTTVFIVMQPQSGAVLAKSFYRVAGTVFGLIATLTFVGLFPQQPQLFLLAVALWIALCTAGAARNRNFRSYGFLLAGYTTALIGLPASQHPDGAFMSAMTRVSEVIIGIVSAGVVSALVFPQYTGEQMRTTVRKRFGSFVDYVASALSGQLDRAHIETIHTRFVADVVGFEAARSMAVFEDPDTRMRSGRLARLNSEFMSASSRFHALHQLMNRLHGAGAQAAIDAIEPYFREIAPLLLTSTGEPVRTSTDAGQTAEQLLAWRDALPRRIRATRAALETQPDFPLLDFDTAAELLYRFITDLHEYAATYASLSTATHERERWIERYEPRTNVTAMVIAAIRTASVILLLGWFWIETAWPSGVTLTLTAAATCALASSTPRPTAMSAQMGMGTALAVCTGFVLTFGIYPHIDGFPLLCVALAPLLAIGIYMTLKPKLAGYGMGYLIFFCFLAGPDSITHYDPMSFMNDALALVLSMLVSAIAFAVLFPPTAPWLKKRLFADLRHQAVAAGHARLAGLRTRFESGARDLMYQAHTLSADQPDVQRDALRWMFAVLETGNAAIDLRHELATLPSDPRYAPTTPWRRAIETMRAALSSLFTRPDTERFDATLAAVNDAIDATRQTLDAFTPTREERHRLQRILSHLHFVRTALLDPESPLAALNRNRPVRPQPGASS
- a CDS encoding efflux transporter outer membrane subunit; translated protein: MQSPAKKGTLALAVLAVSLIMAGCASMGDNKPQSARIETNALDAGAAIRAADRDAGWPAADWWRAYRDPQLDAWIANAQAGNPTLAAAEARVREAQAMARVARSAELPQINGNLSLMREHWPDNVYYGPGPLANADTWNNTGTLGLSYHLDLWGKDKNATERALDTAHATAADARAAKLELEVNVVRAYVQMSMNYALLDLAHETFERQHSLADLAHKRLQAGLGTQLEVSQAESTLPDYERQIDSYEEAIQLARHQLAALAGKGPGAGDAIKRPQLSLDAPAGLPSAMPADLLGRRPDVVAARWTVDAQARGIDVAKASFYPNIDLLATVGGFGVTAPFTDFLRAMNGGWTAGPALSLPIFEGGRLRAQLGAANAGYDQAVERYNQTIVGALKDIADQVVRIRSLDTQKKDAARSVAANDRSYQLSREGFRRGLTDYVNVLVAQQQLLRAQETAARIDAERLAVHAQLMAALGGGVETGKDVPKDEAPAAAAPAAAASLAVASNASGAPAPAATGKQPVSASAAPVAR
- a CDS encoding LysR family transcriptional regulator; translation: MDTLQNMRVFVRVVDAGSFTAAAQQMNSTTAYASRAVSDLEAHLRTRLLNRTTRRIALTEAGERYLQRCEQILAYVDQAEAEAGDAHARPSGKLKVHCFTSLGQHYLVPAIARYRERYPDVHVELTLAQRMPDLLDEGYDVAIVVGRDLPDSGLVSQRLGESYSVVCASRNYVEAHGVPQRPADLAQHVCLGMVAPGFQFDEWALAGPNGDEVVPITAPPFRVNVAEALAVAVREGMGIGGLPLYSAIGWLRSGHIVRVMPEYRSHVMNIYALYPSRQYLDAKIRTWVDFLRDELPATLAADEAALEQYTRAT